CGGAGCCAGTCGGTCATGCGGCAGAGAAACTCCTCGCCCAGAGGAGCCAGCAGGGGGCGCAGCGTTTTGAGCACCCAGTCCGAGAGCCTGGCGTAATCATCGGGGTTGGCCTTGATGCGGTAAAAAACCGGAGGCTTGATGTCCGTGATGACCAGTCGGAACAGGTAGTCGAACATGCCGCCTTCTACCACCTGGTCACCAAGATTCAGGCGGGTGCCTTCATCCATGTCCCGACTGTTGAGCATGAACAGCAGCCAGGCCACAATCATCTTGTGCGACTGTTTATCCACTTCCACAAGCTGCAATGGACGCAGTTTGTCGTTCCAGCGTTTCATATACGCGCCGGAGAACACCAGGTCCAAGAGTCCTTTTCGGATCATGGGTCGTTGCATGGTCGCCTCCCTTTCCTGGTCCCTACACGCCAAACGCCGCGGCCACAAGGAGCGCCCGTATCGTTGCCATTTTCGGGAAAAAATTCTACATATACTTCAGACTGACAACCCCAACGCCATCAAGCCCGGAGGAATCGTTTCCATGCCCATGAAGAAAATACTGCTCGGCGCGGACGGCTCGGACCACTCCAAACATGCAGCGCGTTACGCTGTGGATCTGGCCAAAGCCTTCGGTTCCAAGGTGCTTATCGTAACCACCTATCGCGGGCAGACCATTGTTACCAACGACCCCGCACACCAGTACACCATGAAGGAGATGCGGCGGCGGGCCAAGCACCGGCAATCCTGGTATCAGGAACTCCTGGATAAAAACGACGTCCCCTGGGAATCCCACATATTGGACGGTCCCGCGGCTGAAGCCATTGCAGACACGGCCCAGCGGCGCAACGCCGACATCATCATCATCGGCTCACGCGGGCGTTCCAATCTCGTGGGCATGATTGTGGGCAGTACCACCAACGCCTTGATGCACATTGCGGACTGCCCCGTGCTGGCCATC
The DNA window shown above is from Paucidesulfovibrio gracilis DSM 16080 and carries:
- a CDS encoding universal stress protein, whose protein sequence is MPMKKILLGADGSDHSKHAARYAVDLAKAFGSKVLIVTTYRGQTIVTNDPAHQYTMKEMRRRAKHRQSWYQELLDKNDVPWESHILDGPAAEAIADTAQRRNADIIIIGSRGRSNLVGMIVGSTTNALMHIADCPVLAIRLKHRLPSAK